A stretch of DNA from Nitrospira sp. KM1:
GATACCCTTGTTCACAAGGGTATCCTTTCCGAAATGCACATGATCCGAAACCCGTGACAGCGATTTGAGAGCGCCGATCGTGCGCGGGTGTACGGGAAACACCAACGGACACCGCTCGGAGATCGTGCACAAGGCGCTCATCAATCCCTCAAGTGTTCTCATATCGTCTACATTCGACGGGCGGTGAAGAGTGACCACTCCATAGTCGGACTTACGCAGATTGAGCGTGTCGAGAATTCTTGATTGCGCCCATAGCTTTCTCGACGCTTCCAAAGAGTCGATCATCACGTTACCCACGAAGAAGATCTTGTCTTTGCACACTCCTTCATGCAACAGATTCGTTTGCCCGCTCTCCTCTGTCACGAACAGAAAATCGCATACGGCATCGGTCACGATGCGATTGATTTCTTCCGGCATGTCTCTGTCAAAACTTCTGAGCCCTGCCTCCACATGAGCCACCTTAATCTTTAATTTGGCGGCCGTGACGGCCGCCGCCATCGTGGAGTTGACATCACCGACGACGAGGACTAGATCGGGCTTTTCTCGCTCCAAGACCGGTTCCAGTCGTTTCATGACTTCTGCGGTTTGGAATGCGTGTGAACCTGACCCAACATCCAAAGAGACATCGGGCCTGGGGATATCCAGTTCCTCGAAAAATCTTCCCGCCATGCTGGCATCATAATGCTGTCCGGTATGAACCAGCAGTGGACAGATCTGAGGCCGTTTCCGCATGGCTTTGATGATAGGAGCAATCTTCATAAAGTTCGGTCTGGCGCCTACAATATTTACAATTTTCATATCCGAACCTCGAGGGAGACTGACATATCCATATCCAGGGCTAGCTAGACCAACTGGTCTGTCTGCTCGGTTCCCCTAACGGTTTCTCCAGGAACCGGTCGATCCGTCGCGGCATTGCCTTGGAGAAGTTCTGCAATCATTTCAAACTCAGCGAGGTGAAACAAATCATGGTGTACATCGACCTCGCCCCGCCTGTGACGCTCCAAATCGTTCACAATAGTCTTTGTGTTATAGATCCCTCTCTCGCGTACCTCACGGCTGCCAAGAACATCCGCCATGGGTTCATACAGAGACTGGGCAAACCATTGCCGCCCGGCGGTTGGGAACCCCATCTTATCGGGTCGCGAGCGCACGGACTCAGGAATCCGGTCTCTCATAGCCTCGCGCAGAATATGCTTGTTCCAAGGGCCTCTTATCTTCCAGTCACTGCCAAGAGCCGATACTAATAAAACCAGACGATAGTCTAAAAACGGCAGGCGCGCTTCAATGGAATGAGCCATGGAGTTTCGGTCTTCGATTCGCAAGTACAGAGGCAGAGGAGAATATAGAACGGATTGCCTGAGAACTTCATTCAAGGTATCCCCACCTCTCAGACGCTCCTCACTCGGGAAAGCCGACGTAAGCTCTCGCGAGAACCAAGGGTGTTGTTGGATTTTCCGAGCGTGTCGATTGTCTGAGATCATCCGATAGCTGCCGTAACGCTGAAGCTTTGACACTATGAGATCGGTCAATGACTTCTTGAATAGCTGAAATGGCCTTCCACCATGAACGGCTGTATACTCATTGATCTCGGATACAGCACCGCGTATTGAACTCCGGTTTATCAGTTCACGCCAGTAATCAAAAAAGTAGCTGAAATATCCCCCGATCGTTTCGTCCGCGCCCTGACCGTTCAAGACCACTCGTATGCCGTTCGACGCCACGAGATTCATGAGGTGAAATCCGACCGCGGCTGTCATGGTGTGGACCGGCTCGTCGTGGTACCAGAGCATGCGTTTAAGGCTTCCCCACAGTTCCATCGGAGTAGTTTGCAGTTCATACAGTTGGGCGCCGGACAGCTTCAATGTATCGGCGATGTAACGAGACTCGTCGAACTCCTTGGCCATGTAACAAAATGCTCGAAGCGGACCGGCGTCGGATTGCTGGATTTCTTTACGCTCTCTCGCGGCTGCACACACGATCGAAGTCGAATCCAAGCCTCCCGAGAGACAGACTCCCACGGGAACATCGCTGCGCAGCCGGAGACGAACGGCATCTTCAAACAGATCTGCGAACTGTCGGACCGGAGCTTCCACCTTCGTCTCAGAGGTGTTGTCCGGATCCCAGTATTTCCAGACTTTCCGCGAGCCGTCCAATCGCTGTTCGAAAGCGGATCCTGGATCGATCGATTCAATTCCTTCATAAAAACTTTCGCGCGTGTCATCCAGATGGCCCTCGAGCAGGAAACGTGAGGCCACCTTCCAGTTGATCCCGCCTCGA
This window harbors:
- the wecB gene encoding non-hydrolyzing UDP-N-acetylglucosamine 2-epimerase; this translates as MKIVNIVGARPNFMKIAPIIKAMRKRPQICPLLVHTGQHYDASMAGRFFEELDIPRPDVSLDVGSGSHAFQTAEVMKRLEPVLEREKPDLVLVVGDVNSTMAAAVTAAKLKIKVAHVEAGLRSFDRDMPEEINRIVTDAVCDFLFVTEESGQTNLLHEGVCKDKIFFVGNVMIDSLEASRKLWAQSRILDTLNLRKSDYGVVTLHRPSNVDDMRTLEGLMSALCTISERCPLVFPVHPRTIGALKSLSRVSDHVHFGKDTLVNKGIRCIDPVGYLDFMALVASSRIVLTDSGGLQEETTVLGIPCLTLRENTERPVTVTHGTNRVIGSTPSRIEKEAAALLDIPLRPSIPPPLWDGQAAERVVNILVEQL
- the asnB gene encoding asparagine synthase (glutamine-hydrolyzing) → MCGIAVICNLSGQPAERSALERMTRSIMHRGPDDAGHYLSGPVGLGFRRLAILDLSATGHQPMVSSDGRYVLVFNGEIYNFIELRSQLTSLGYEFRSTGDSEVLLNAYRQWGAECLSKFNGMWAFVIYDRVDRLLFGSRDRFGVKPLFVYRQQGHVLFASEIKAIRASGLYRGGINWKVASRFLLEGHLDDTRESFYEGIESIDPGSAFEQRLDGSRKVWKYWDPDNTSETKVEAPVRQFADLFEDAVRLRLRSDVPVGVCLSGGLDSTSIVCAAARERKEIQQSDAGPLRAFCYMAKEFDESRYIADTLKLSGAQLYELQTTPMELWGSLKRMLWYHDEPVHTMTAAVGFHLMNLVASNGIRVVLNGQGADETIGGYFSYFFDYWRELINRSSIRGAVSEINEYTAVHGGRPFQLFKKSLTDLIVSKLQRYGSYRMISDNRHARKIQQHPWFSRELTSAFPSEERLRGGDTLNEVLRQSVLYSPLPLYLRIEDRNSMAHSIEARLPFLDYRLVLLVSALGSDWKIRGPWNKHILREAMRDRIPESVRSRPDKMGFPTAGRQWFAQSLYEPMADVLGSREVRERGIYNTKTIVNDLERHRRGEVDVHHDLFHLAEFEMIAELLQGNAATDRPVPGETVRGTEQTDQLV